In a single window of the Trypanosoma brucei brucei TREU927 chromosome 6, complete sequence genome:
- a CDS encoding GTPase activating protein, conserved: MLQRGLEAVLRQFTAADERGADNTKNKVSVECLQARSSEVRNCESTTDTAEKKSKAHHEEESRYDEEFVRDILSRDPVPIDELRGLSRSGCPAGFRYEVWCYLTGHLQPSSLNRAAVLTRKRQEYVGYMQSSYGSTDWDAAFAAVGDSVGNAPGGESGSGGSSLWPSFRSGASGFGSSSLNTPSDSELSILKQIRKDIPRMAAGLAFLSNRRVMLSVERCLYIWALRHPACGYVQGMDDFTIPFISVVLANRVCRTKTVADLYTLDPEEVGALLSVEVISDEEWVSTIEADTYWMVSYFLSAIQENYTYDQRGLHSMVEKLEAVVRAVNVKLYNHLRNDLQIDFKQFSFRWMNCLLLRELNATQVLRLWDAYLADEEKDWCTTHVYTCAAFLQWWSAALLQENDYCVAIKFLQNLPSNELSDRDISAIVSQGIVMQKLYNSALAHLAQ, from the coding sequence ATGCTCCAACGCGGTTTGGAAGCGGTGCTGCGCCAGTTTACAGCTGCTGATGAACGAGGTGCAGACAACACAAAGAACAAAGTGAGTGTTGAATGTTTGCAGGCACGCAGCAGTGAGGTTCGTAACTGTGAGAGTACAACAGATACAGCAGAAAAGAAGTCAAAGGCGCATCACGAGGAGGAATCCAGATATGACGAGGAATTCGTGCGAGATATATTGTCACGTGACCCCGTCCCCATCGATGAACTGCGCGGTTTAAGTCGAAGTGGTTGTCCCGCTGGTTTTCGTTACGAGGTGTGGTGTTACTTGACTGGGCACCTTCAACCATCGAGCCTGAACCGTGCTGCAGTTCTTACGCGTAAGCGACAGGAATATGTGGGATACATGCAAAGCAGTTACGGGTCTACTGACTGGGATGCTGCTTTTGCAGCAGTGGGAGATTCGGTAGGTAATGCGCCTGGCGGGGAATCTGGCAGTGGTGGTTCATCTCTCTGGCCTTCCTTTCGCAGTGGGGCTTCCGGTTTCGGTTCTTCTTCCTTGAACACTCCCAGTGACTCGGAGCTTTCAATATTGAAACAAATTCGAAAGGATATTCCGCGTATGGCAGCTGGTTTGGCATTTCTTAGCAACAGGCGAGTAATGTTGTCTGTGGAACGCTGCTTGTACATATGGGCACTACGTCATCCCGCCTGCGGTTATGTGCAAGGAATGGATGATTTTACAATTCCGTTTATTAGTGTTGTACTGGCAAATAGGGTTTGTAGGACAAAGACAGTGGCAGATCTCTACACACTTGATCCCGAGGAGGTGGGTGCGCTACTTTCTGTGGAGGTGATTAGTGACGAGGAATGGGTGAGTACCATTGAAGCGGATACATATTGGATGGTTTCCTACTTCCTAAGCGCTATTCAAGAGAACTATACGTACGACCAGCGCGGTTTGCATAGCATGGTGGAGAAACTGGAAGCTGTTGTTCGAGCAGTAAATGTGAAACTTTATAACCACCTCAGGAATGATCTGCAAATTGACTTTAAGCAGTTTTCATTTAGGTGGATGAATTGCCTACTTTTGCGTGAGCTTAATGCTACACAAGTACTACGCTTGTGGGATGCATATCTCGCTGATGAGGAAAAGGATTGGTGCACCACTCATGTTTACACATGCGCCGCATTTCTGCAATGGTGGTCAGCTGCGCTTCTACAGGAAAATGATTATTGCGTTGCAATAAAGTTTTTGCAAAATCTTCCTTCCAATGAACTGAGTGACCGCGATATCAGCGCAATTGTTTCGCAGGGAATAGTCATGCAAAAATTGTACAATAGCGCCCTTGCACATCTCGCGCAGTAG
- a CDS encoding ESAG8-associated protein, putative (identical to GB:CAB46088.2: ESAG8-associated protein {Trypanosoma brucei brucei} (PMID:10413051)): MSHFQPSPCFNTFSSFLQEITNIGSSGIDTENKENIPPGSFGRLNDGKGGCRRNSSHTCFRKQQQHQEQHQQQQFHNIPRVNDCCTPMKEVTYQQQQCHTGLTPGNKYMMNSANRDYPVGMNGIDFLLLDESDVFDGRDNGFFTPNVKRQGGVTGNHGKVSELFHESMEAPRLARNLNDSIEGVPLVGNVLQESDDEDCLDSYRPTEMSSTQIFNPRLQGQESRHCPQDHCSYQKQVHQQPSDRSHLLGSAWCETAPRPKPQPERNHTATRVTHGTTPLVAVAGRRVPVDKLHLLLGATAQDGVDGQSGARDAVNTVPLVPSSRPTPSAAQTFKVIPLARPSEPSVSPSPLATTPQNTVAGPTTRRLASSLFHKEMVVIDFGKGNIMRFKPNPAFPPPVPGKRYLVAVRASRSPYDNVAYKDAGLCSYVLRHPADGSGSNGTSATANITITKSSGDVERGIFDGSIIRCMDTPGDAVQLQLLAVEREAAIVECRKHFKFLNLPFELVDVHYTFDRTICVVYYNIHRQEGTSGHPNVSRLVRTLQFRLKCKVHLKADFCSD; the protein is encoded by the coding sequence ATGTCCCACTTTCAGCCTTCGCCGTGTTTCAAtactttttcttcgtttctgCAGGAAATCACAAACatcggcagcagcggcataGACACGGAGAATAAGGAGAACATCCCACCGGGATCTTTTGGTCGGTTGAATGACGGTAAGGGAGGTTGCCGACGTAATAGCAGTCATACCTGCTTTCGtaagcagcaacaacaccaggaacagcatcagcagcaacagtTTCATAATATTCCCCGAGTGAATGATTGTTGCACGCCTATGAAAGAGGTTACatatcagcaacaacaatgccATACAGGACTAACACcaggaaataaatatatgatgAACTCGGCAAACAGAGATTACCCCGTAGGCATGAATGGAATTGATTTCCTGCTTTTAGATGAGAGTGACGTCTTTGACGGAAGGGATAACGGCTTCTTCACTCCAAATGTGAAGCGTCAAGGGGGAGTAACGGGCAACCACGGAAAGGTCTCGGAACTGTTTCACGAAAGCATGGAAGCACCTAGGCTAGCACGTAACCTAAATGATAGCATAGAGGGGGTTCCGCTTGTTGGCAACGTGCTGCAAGAGAGTGATGACGAGGATTGCCTTGATAGCTACCGCCCGACCGAAATGTCCTCGACGCAAATATTTAATCCACGGTTGCAGGGTCAAGAATCTCGGCACTGCCCGCAAGATCACTGCTCATATCAGAAGCAGGTACATCAACAACCAAGTGATCGATCACATTTACTCGGTTCTGCCTGGTGCGAAACCGCTCCGCGTCCGAAACCCCAACCTGAGCGCAATCACACCGCCACGCGCGTTACTCACGGTACCACACCATTGGTTGCAGTTGCTGGTAGGCGGGTACCTGTTGACAAACTACACCTTCTGCTTGGGGCTACCGCGCAGGATGGAGTGGATGGGCAGTCTGGTGCGCGAGATGCTGTGAATACTGTGCCCCTTGTTCCTTCTTCCCGTCCTACACCTTCTGCTGCTCAAACATTTAAAGTTATTCCACTTGCGCGTCCCTCGGAACCGTCAGTATCGCCCTCACCGCTTGCAACAACGCCCCAGAATACTGTTGCTGGACCCACAACACGTCGTCTTGCATCGTCGTTATTCCATAAGGAAATGGTTGTTATTGATTTCGGTAAAGGAAACATCATGCGGTTCAAACCTAACCCCGCTTTTCCACCTCCAGTACCGGGAAAGCGATACCTTGTTGCGGTACGCGCTAGCCGTAGTCCATACGATAATGTCGCATATAAGGATGCCGGATTGTGCTCTTATGTGCTTCGTCACCCAGCAGATGGTAGTGGATCTAATGGAACAAGTGCAACAGCAAACATAACCATTACCAAATCATCGGGCGATGTGGAGCGCGGTATTTTCGATGGCAGCATTATTCGTTGTATGGACACCCCGGGGGATGCGGTGCAGCTTCAACTTCTTGCCGTAGAGCGTGAGGCCGCTATTGTGGAATGCCGAAAACACTTCAAATTCCTCAACCTTCCGTTTGAGCTTGTGGACGTGCACTACACGTTCGATAGGACGATTTGTGTTGTGTATTACAACATACATCGCCAGGAGGGGACAAGCGGTCACCCCAACGTGTCTCGTCTCGTGAGGACGCTTCAATTCAGACTCAAATGCAAAGTACATTTAAAGGCGGACTTTTGCAGCGACTAA